In Plasmodium vivax chromosome 10, whole genome shotgun sequence, the sequence CTAAACTATAGAGAGCCCCTTTTAGAAATAAAAGGAACGTTATCAGGATGTAAAGATAATTCGGGGCCTAAAGTTGTAGTGGCCAGAAAAAAACTATTAGATATCAAGAAATCAATCGCTAAAGATTTAGGAATCAAGGACTTAATGAGTAAAGAAGCGAAGACGAAAGAAATTGACATTATAGAATTGATTAAGCGTATACCTACTTATAAGGAGAATTGCCAGGCGCAAATTCGAGGAGCTAAACAGAAAATTATGGATTGTAGGGACAGCTGTGAGGCGCAAATTCGAGGGGCTAAACAGAGAATAACGGACTATAAGGACTGCTGTGAGGCGCACATATCAGATGcgagaagaaaaatgacGGATTATAGGGACGACTGTGAGGCGCAATTTTTAGACGccaagaagaaaataacagACTATAGAGACGACTGTGAGGCGCAATTTTTAGACGccaagaagaaaataacagGCTATAGGGACGACTGTGAGGCTCAAATTCGAGGGGCTAAACAGAAGATAACGGATTATAAGGACTGCTGCGAGGCACAGATTCGAGGAGCTAAACAAAAAGTGACGGATTATAAGGACAGCTGTGAGGCTCAAATTctaggggcaaaaaaaaaagtgacggATTATAGGGACAGCTGTGAGGCTCAAATTCtaggggccaaaaaaaaagtgacggATTATAAGAAGAATTGCGAAGCGCACATTACAGGGTTCAAAGATAAAATGTcagatattaaaaaatcattCTATAATAACTGATTAGGAGCAAAAGATAAGAAAGGGATAccaaacaaaaatggaaaatagaAATAGCATAATGAAGgttttgggaaaaaataggaatCGTCAGCAAATTAGGAACAGATAAGCAACATCTCGGCGAACGAGTAGTGCATTATTAATGGAAGTAATGTTAATAATGGATGGTAAAAACAACCCCCCCGAGGAATGTGTTAGAGCCTTGTTTTACACAAACAATAAATAATGGGTACAAGTCATTTGTTTGACGAGAAATGCGAATGGATAGCGGATTAACGGATATGATTACACCAAAAGATGTTAATTTGTGGAGTGTTCAAGAAGGTCTATGTAGGGACAATCCTTTTATTAAAAGGAAGGAGAGGTTGCTCGAATATTATTTAGCAGGAAGAAACGCACAGTCACCCTGTAAAGcggttaaaaggaaaaatggaaaagaagatCAATCGAgcattctctttttttaagaacCACCTATGGACGATTGGCAAATATGTTAAGTTCGGAAGAAATAGATAATTTAgcgaggaagaggaaaacagGGGAAATTTTATAGTCACAATGTGACTATAcgaaa encodes:
- a CDS encoding hypothetical protein (encoded by transcript PVX_097580A) → MEEISLLLKKLAECRLNYREPLLEIKGTLSGCKDNSGPKVVVARKKLLDIKKSIAKDLGIKDLMSKEAKTKEIDIIELIKRIPTYKENCQAQIRGAKQKIMDCRDSCEAQIRGAKQRITDYKDCCEAHISDARRKMTDYRDDCEAQFLDAKKKITDYRDDCEAQFLDAKKKITGYRDDCEAQIRGAKQKITDYKDCCEAQIRGAKQKVTDYKDSCEAQILGAKKKVTDYRDSCEAQILGAKKKVTDYKKNCEAHITGFKDKMSDIKKSFYNN